The following proteins come from a genomic window of Geminicoccaceae bacterium SCSIO 64248:
- the rpmI gene encoding 50S ribosomal protein L35 has product MSKLKTKRAAAKRFSFTASGKIKHKRATQRHMLTSKPKTAKKEHRQVGYIADADEGLVRRMLPYGV; this is encoded by the coding sequence ATGTCGAAATTGAAGACCAAGCGCGCGGCAGCGAAGCGCTTCAGCTTTACCGCCAGCGGCAAGATCAAGCATAAGCGGGCCACCCAGCGGCACATGCTGACCAGCAAGCCGAAGACGGCGAAGAAGGAGCATCGCCAGGTGGGCTATATCGCCGACGCGGACGAGGGCCTCGTGCGCCGCATGCTGCCGTACGGCGTCTGA
- a CDS encoding UvrD-helicase domain-containing protein — protein MARAEPIRSEADLAYLNGLNPEQRAGVLAPPGPLLLLAGAGTGKTRVLTTRLAHLLLTGQARPSQVLAVTFTNKAAREMVHRVSHLIGRSCEGLWLGTFHALGARLLRRHAEMVGLKSNFTILDTDDQLRLLKQTLQAADLDEKRWPPRALSGIIQRWKDRGLTPDRVPTSEVGDFAMGRTVELYRTYQDRLLALNACDFGDLLLHVLTFLSKDESLLAQYRRQFATILVDEYQDTNVVQYLWLRLLAQDHGNITCVGDDDQSIYSWRGAEVGNILRFERDFPGARVIRLEQNYRSTGHILAGASGVIANNRDRLGKTLWTGDSLGEKINVVSLWDDEEEARFVGETIEMHKQNGGAFADTAVLVRAGFQTRAFEERFIATGLPYRVIGGPRFYERAEIRDAIAYLRLVAQPSDDLAFERIVNVPKRGIGDATVQRISRMARDQSITMLAATRAACATDELRPKVRGALQRLVDSLDRWRAMMADQLPRFLAETVLDESGYTQMWQDDGGPDAPGRLENLKELVRSVGEFDSLEGFLEHVSLVLDNASDPEGDMATIMTLHGAKGLEFDTVFLAGWEEGLFPHQRALDQEGAKGLEEERRLAYVGMTRARRRLYVCFASNRRVYNQWQVSLPSRFVEELPPEHIQMLNRVQRPRFEPSGLFDDIEAMGAGPRFRDRRGPPVIEGRSRLIEEPRASPRVPYTVGERVFHEKFGYGEVKLVDGNKLDIAFEKAGDKKVMDSFVKRPA, from the coding sequence ATGGCGCGTGCCGAGCCGATCCGGTCCGAAGCGGACCTCGCCTATCTCAACGGCCTGAATCCGGAGCAGCGCGCCGGCGTCCTGGCGCCGCCCGGTCCTCTTCTGTTGCTGGCCGGCGCCGGTACGGGCAAGACCCGCGTGCTCACCACCCGGCTTGCCCATCTCCTGCTGACCGGCCAGGCGCGGCCGTCGCAGGTGCTGGCGGTGACCTTCACCAACAAGGCCGCGCGTGAGATGGTCCATCGGGTCAGCCACCTGATCGGCCGCTCGTGCGAAGGCCTGTGGCTGGGCACGTTCCACGCGCTGGGCGCGCGCCTGCTGCGCCGTCATGCCGAGATGGTCGGCCTCAAGTCGAATTTCACCATCCTGGACACCGACGACCAGCTCCGTCTGCTCAAGCAGACCCTGCAGGCCGCCGATCTCGACGAGAAGCGCTGGCCGCCGCGCGCGCTGAGCGGCATCATCCAGCGCTGGAAGGACCGCGGCCTGACGCCCGATCGCGTACCCACCAGCGAGGTCGGCGACTTCGCGATGGGCCGCACGGTCGAGTTGTACCGGACCTATCAGGACCGCCTTCTCGCCTTGAACGCCTGCGATTTCGGCGACCTGCTCCTCCACGTCCTGACCTTCCTCTCGAAGGACGAGAGCCTGCTCGCGCAATACCGGCGCCAGTTCGCGACCATCCTGGTCGACGAGTACCAGGACACCAACGTCGTCCAGTATCTCTGGCTGCGCCTGCTCGCCCAGGACCACGGCAACATCACCTGCGTCGGCGACGACGACCAGTCGATCTATTCCTGGCGCGGCGCCGAAGTCGGCAACATCCTGCGCTTCGAGCGCGACTTCCCGGGCGCGCGCGTCATCCGGCTTGAGCAGAACTACCGCTCGACCGGCCATATCCTGGCGGGCGCGTCGGGCGTCATCGCCAACAATCGCGACCGGCTGGGCAAGACGCTGTGGACCGGCGACAGCCTGGGCGAGAAGATCAACGTCGTCTCGCTCTGGGACGACGAGGAGGAAGCCCGCTTCGTCGGCGAGACGATCGAGATGCACAAGCAGAACGGCGGCGCCTTCGCCGACACCGCCGTGCTCGTCCGCGCCGGCTTCCAGACCCGAGCCTTCGAGGAGCGCTTCATCGCGACCGGGCTGCCCTATCGGGTGATCGGCGGGCCGCGCTTCTACGAGCGCGCCGAGATCCGCGACGCGATCGCCTATCTTCGCCTGGTCGCCCAGCCGAGCGACGACCTCGCCTTCGAGCGGATCGTCAACGTGCCCAAGCGCGGCATCGGCGACGCGACCGTGCAGCGGATCAGTCGCATGGCGCGCGACCAGTCGATCACCATGCTGGCGGCGACGCGGGCCGCCTGCGCGACCGACGAGCTGCGGCCGAAGGTGCGCGGCGCGTTGCAGCGCCTGGTCGACAGCCTGGATCGCTGGCGGGCGATGATGGCCGATCAGCTGCCGCGCTTCCTGGCCGAGACCGTGCTGGACGAGAGCGGCTACACCCAGATGTGGCAGGACGACGGCGGCCCGGACGCGCCCGGCCGGCTGGAGAACCTGAAGGAACTGGTCCGTTCGGTCGGCGAGTTCGACTCGCTCGAAGGCTTCCTTGAGCATGTCAGCCTGGTCCTGGACAACGCCAGCGACCCCGAGGGCGACATGGCCACGATCATGACCCTGCACGGCGCGAAGGGCCTGGAGTTCGACACGGTCTTCCTGGCCGGGTGGGAGGAGGGCCTGTTCCCGCACCAGCGCGCCCTGGACCAGGAAGGCGCGAAGGGTCTGGAGGAGGAGCGCCGCCTCGCCTATGTCGGCATGACCCGCGCCCGCCGACGGCTCTATGTCTGCTTCGCCTCGAACCGGCGGGTCTACAACCAGTGGCAGGTCAGCCTGCCCTCGCGCTTCGTCGAGGAGCTGCCGCCCGAGCACATCCAGATGCTGAACCGGGTGCAAAGGCCGCGCTTCGAGCCCTCCGGCCTGTTCGATGACATCGAGGCGATGGGCGCCGGTCCGCGCTTTCGCGACCGGCGCGGGCCGCCGGTGATCGAGGGCCGCTCGCGGCTGATCGAGGAGCCGCGCGCCTCGCCGCGCGTGCCCTACACGGTCGGGGAACGCGTCTTCCACGAGAAGTTCGGCTATGGCGAGGTCAAGCTCGTCGACGGCAACAAGCTGGACATCGCCTTCGAGAAGGCCGGCGACAAGAAGGTCATGGACAGCTTCGTGAAGCGGCCGGCATGA
- a CDS encoding type II toxin-antitoxin system prevent-host-death family antitoxin encodes MRVPVTEAKAQLTELVRRAEAGDDVVLTRHGHPAVRLVPVKPAADAETRRTLLEAARTRGAAKAATGPSAARSQDFLYEDGMPE; translated from the coding sequence ATGCGCGTTCCGGTTACCGAGGCGAAGGCGCAACTGACCGAGCTGGTCCGGCGTGCGGAAGCGGGCGATGACGTCGTCCTCACCCGGCACGGCCATCCGGCCGTTCGCCTTGTTCCCGTCAAGCCGGCAGCGGACGCCGAAACGCGCAGGACTCTGCTTGAGGCGGCGCGGACACGCGGCGCGGCGAAAGCCGCGACGGGACCGTCCGCGGCGCGCAGCCAGGATTTCCTGTACGAGGACGGCATGCCGGAATGA
- a CDS encoding FMN-binding negative transcriptional regulator → MYQPPAFREDRIEVQHDLIRRHPLGLLITAGPSGLVANPVPFLVDAEAADKGVLRAHLAKANGQWRDLEAVAECLVVFQGPQDYVTPSWYATKRETGKVVPTWNYATVHAWGRPRVIPDPAWLRRQIADLTEAQERLRTEPWAVADAPPAFVDAQLKGIVGIEIAIERIEGKWKVSQNRPEADRAGVHAGFRASGEPGEAMADLVAERGGVSRD, encoded by the coding sequence ATGTACCAGCCGCCCGCCTTTCGCGAGGACCGCATCGAGGTCCAGCACGACCTGATCCGCCGCCATCCGCTCGGCCTGCTGATCACGGCCGGGCCGTCCGGCCTTGTCGCCAATCCCGTGCCCTTCCTCGTCGACGCGGAGGCTGCGGACAAGGGCGTGCTCCGTGCCCATCTCGCCAAGGCCAACGGGCAGTGGCGCGATCTCGAAGCCGTCGCCGAATGTTTGGTGGTGTTCCAGGGGCCGCAGGACTACGTGACGCCCTCCTGGTACGCGACCAAGCGCGAGACCGGCAAGGTCGTGCCGACCTGGAACTACGCCACGGTCCATGCCTGGGGGCGGCCCCGCGTGATCCCGGACCCGGCTTGGCTGCGCCGGCAGATCGCCGACCTGACCGAGGCGCAGGAGCGGTTGCGGACGGAGCCCTGGGCGGTCGCCGACGCGCCGCCCGCCTTCGTCGACGCCCAGCTCAAGGGCATCGTCGGCATCGAGATCGCCATCGAGCGGATCGAGGGCAAGTGGAAGGTCAGCCAGAACCGGCCCGAGGCCGACCGCGCCGGCGTGCATGCGGGCTTTCGCGCTTCCGGCGAGCCGGGCGAGGCCATGGCCGATCTGGTCGCCGAGCGCGGCGGGGTCAGCCGGGATTGA
- a CDS encoding valine--tRNA ligase encodes MLDKTYNAASVEARLYRSWEEGGLFRPAGDPAKPAFCLMMPPPNVTGSLHMGHALTFTIQDTLVRYHRMLDEPVLWQPGMDHAGIATQMVVERQMAAEGHNQSRRELGREKFVERVWAWKEQSGGAIVGQLRRLGASPDWSRERFTMDEGLSLAVREAFVSLHRKGLIYRDKRLVNWDVALVTAVSDLECVPTETDGHLWHIAYPIEGEEGRTITVATTRPETMLGDTGIAVHPEDERFADLVGRHAILPLVGRRIPIIADPYSDPEKGTGAVKITPAHDFNDFEVGRRHDLPAINVLTPDGRINDEAPEAYRGLDRFEARKRVVADLEAGGQLVTVEPHRHMVPHGDRSNTPIEPFLTDQWYCDAHTLAQPAIRAVETGQTVFVPRQWENTFFEWMRNIQPWCISRQLWWGHRIPAWHAPDGSIFVERTEEEAYTAARAALGDDVRLEQDPDVLDTWFSSGLWPFSTLGWPERTPDLERFYPTSVLVTGFDIIFFWVARMMMMGHEFTGEAPFREVVMHGLVRDEAGQKMSKSKGNVIDPLELVDSFGADALRFAILASTAQGRDIKFGPARVQGYRNFVTKLWNAARFCELQGAVYDPAFDPASCVLPVNRWITGELAEAGRAVGGALAAYRFNEASLAAYHFTWDLFCDWYLELAKPMLADEASADETRRTAGWVLARLLHLLQPMIPFVTEEIWQRLFDAPDGPLITARWPDFDDRGEPEIKAEIDWLIRVVGDIRAARSEAGVPAASKLELRVFEASGPALVRLERHDEAIRRLARLENITPAVGTVPGGSLQVVVDEATYVLPLAGVIDLGEEQARLRREIGKIEAELAKIGKKLGNAQFLERAPAEVVDEQRARQSEHEQARGKLEAALARIGG; translated from the coding sequence ATGCTCGACAAGACCTACAACGCCGCCAGCGTCGAGGCCCGCCTGTACCGCTCGTGGGAGGAAGGCGGCCTGTTCCGGCCGGCCGGCGATCCCGCCAAGCCCGCCTTCTGCCTCATGATGCCGCCGCCCAACGTAACCGGCAGCCTGCACATGGGCCACGCGCTGACCTTCACGATCCAGGACACGCTGGTCCGCTATCACCGCATGCTGGACGAGCCTGTGCTCTGGCAGCCCGGCATGGACCATGCCGGCATCGCGACGCAGATGGTGGTCGAGCGCCAGATGGCGGCCGAGGGCCACAACCAGAGCCGGCGCGAGCTCGGGCGCGAGAAGTTCGTCGAGCGGGTCTGGGCATGGAAGGAGCAGTCGGGCGGCGCGATCGTCGGCCAGCTGCGCCGGCTCGGCGCCTCGCCCGATTGGAGCCGCGAGCGCTTCACCATGGACGAGGGCCTGTCCCTGGCCGTGCGCGAGGCGTTCGTCAGCCTGCACAGGAAAGGGCTGATCTATCGCGACAAGCGCCTGGTCAACTGGGACGTCGCCCTGGTCACGGCCGTGTCGGACCTGGAATGCGTGCCGACGGAGACGGACGGCCATCTCTGGCACATCGCCTATCCGATCGAGGGCGAGGAGGGCCGGACCATCACGGTCGCCACGACCCGCCCCGAGACCATGCTGGGCGACACCGGCATCGCGGTCCATCCCGAAGACGAGCGCTTCGCCGATCTGGTCGGCCGGCACGCCATCCTGCCCCTGGTCGGCCGGCGCATCCCGATCATAGCCGACCCGTACAGCGATCCGGAGAAGGGCACGGGTGCCGTCAAGATCACGCCCGCGCACGACTTCAACGACTTCGAGGTCGGCCGGCGGCACGACCTGCCGGCGATCAACGTCCTGACGCCCGATGGCCGGATCAACGACGAGGCGCCCGAGGCCTATCGCGGCCTGGACCGCTTCGAGGCGCGCAAGCGCGTCGTCGCCGACCTGGAGGCGGGCGGCCAACTGGTCACGGTCGAGCCGCACCGGCACATGGTCCCGCACGGCGACCGCTCGAACACCCCGATCGAGCCTTTCCTGACCGACCAGTGGTATTGCGACGCCCACACCCTTGCGCAGCCCGCGATCCGCGCGGTCGAGACCGGGCAGACCGTGTTCGTGCCGCGCCAGTGGGAGAACACCTTCTTCGAGTGGATGCGCAACATCCAGCCCTGGTGCATTTCGCGCCAGCTCTGGTGGGGCCATCGCATTCCGGCCTGGCATGCGCCGGACGGCTCGATCTTCGTCGAGCGCACCGAGGAGGAGGCCTACACGGCCGCGCGCGCCGCACTGGGTGACGATGTCCGGCTCGAGCAGGACCCGGACGTGCTCGACACATGGTTCTCGTCGGGCCTGTGGCCGTTCTCGACCCTGGGCTGGCCCGAGCGCACGCCCGACCTCGAGCGCTTCTACCCGACCAGCGTGCTGGTCACGGGCTTCGACATCATCTTCTTCTGGGTCGCCCGAATGATGATGATGGGCCACGAATTCACCGGCGAGGCGCCGTTTCGCGAGGTCGTGATGCACGGCCTGGTGCGCGACGAGGCCGGCCAGAAGATGTCGAAGAGCAAGGGGAACGTGATCGATCCCCTCGAACTGGTCGACAGCTTCGGCGCCGACGCGCTCCGCTTCGCGATCCTGGCGAGCACCGCCCAGGGCCGCGACATCAAGTTCGGCCCGGCCCGCGTCCAGGGCTACCGGAACTTCGTCACCAAGCTCTGGAACGCCGCGCGCTTCTGCGAGCTTCAGGGTGCGGTCTACGACCCGGCCTTCGATCCCGCCTCGTGCGTCTTGCCGGTCAATCGCTGGATCACGGGAGAGCTCGCCGAGGCCGGACGGGCGGTCGGCGGGGCGCTGGCCGCGTACCGCTTCAACGAAGCCTCGCTCGCCGCCTATCACTTCACCTGGGACCTGTTCTGCGACTGGTATCTCGAGCTGGCCAAGCCGATGCTGGCCGACGAGGCGAGCGCGGACGAGACGCGCCGGACGGCCGGCTGGGTCCTGGCCCGCCTGCTCCACCTTCTCCAGCCGATGATCCCCTTCGTCACCGAGGAGATCTGGCAGCGCCTGTTCGACGCGCCGGACGGTCCGCTGATCACGGCGCGCTGGCCGGACTTCGACGATCGTGGCGAGCCCGAGATCAAGGCCGAGATCGACTGGCTGATCCGTGTGGTCGGCGACATCCGTGCAGCGCGGAGCGAGGCGGGCGTGCCGGCGGCCTCCAAGCTGGAGCTGCGCGTCTTCGAGGCCTCGGGGCCCGCCCTGGTCCGGCTGGAGCGCCACGACGAGGCGATCCGCCGCCTCGCCCGGTTGGAGAACATCACGCCCGCGGTCGGCACGGTGCCCGGCGGGAGCCTGCAGGTCGTGGTCGACGAAGCGACCTACGTCCTGCCGCTCGCCGGCGTGATCGACCTGGGCGAGGAGCAGGCCCGGCTGCGACGCGAGATCGGCAAGATCGAGGCCGAGCTCGCAAAGATCGGCAAGAAGCTGGGCAACGCGCAGTTCCTCGAGCGCGCGCCCGCCGAGGTCGTCGATGAGCAGCGTGCGCGCCAGAGCGAGCACGAGCAGGCGCGCGGCAAGCTTGAGGCCGCGCTCGCCCGTATCGGCGGCTGA
- a CDS encoding TolC family outer membrane protein has product MGLMAVSGLVGVAVNGPAWSQSLQDALVQSYLTNPQLDAARAELRAVDELAPQALSGWRPSASANAGFERSELDAESANASSSGGRFQNGSVNTRSYSLDLEQPLYQGGRTVANTRRAEALIRSQRAGLRLTEQDVLLDAVTAYADVLADRATVELAENNRERLDRQLQATRDRFQVGEVTRTDVSQAEAALSNAVAEVVNAQGLTQTSEATYLQVIGRPAGSLANPGPLRSLPATEDEAQAMAEGFNPNITAAEYALEAANYDVDVALAALKPTLSLSGQLAYSDEPSLTIDRQRSASVGANLTVPLYQGGAEYSEVREAKQTVGQRQNDLDDALRASRGEVTSAWEAVQTATALIQSRREAVRANEVALEGVRQEALVGARTVLDVLDAEQELFSSQVDLVDATRDQVIATYRLKAAIGQLNVTDLALNVEPYDSEIYYQRNRNRWFGLGSSTQ; this is encoded by the coding sequence ATGGGTCTGATGGCGGTGAGCGGTCTTGTGGGCGTGGCGGTGAACGGACCGGCCTGGTCGCAGTCCTTGCAGGACGCGCTGGTGCAGTCCTACCTGACCAACCCTCAGCTGGACGCCGCACGGGCGGAGCTGCGCGCGGTCGACGAGCTGGCGCCGCAGGCCCTGTCGGGCTGGCGTCCGTCGGCTTCGGCCAATGCAGGCTTCGAACGCAGCGAGCTGGACGCCGAGAGCGCGAACGCGTCGAGCTCGGGCGGCCGATTTCAGAACGGATCGGTCAACACGCGCTCCTACTCCCTGGACCTCGAGCAGCCGCTCTACCAGGGCGGGCGAACCGTGGCGAACACACGGCGCGCCGAGGCGCTGATCCGCTCGCAGCGGGCCGGCCTGCGCCTGACCGAGCAGGACGTGCTTCTCGACGCGGTGACCGCCTATGCCGATGTGCTGGCGGACCGGGCCACGGTGGAGCTCGCCGAGAACAACCGGGAACGGCTGGACCGCCAGCTGCAGGCGACACGCGACCGCTTCCAGGTCGGCGAGGTGACCCGGACGGACGTGTCGCAGGCCGAGGCGGCCTTGTCGAACGCGGTCGCCGAGGTGGTCAACGCCCAGGGCCTGACCCAGACCTCGGAGGCGACCTACCTCCAGGTGATCGGCCGGCCGGCCGGCTCGCTCGCCAATCCCGGACCCCTGCGCAGCCTGCCGGCCACCGAGGACGAAGCCCAGGCGATGGCCGAGGGCTTCAACCCGAACATCACCGCGGCGGAATACGCGCTGGAGGCCGCGAACTACGACGTCGACGTGGCCCTGGCCGCGCTGAAGCCCACGCTGTCGCTGTCTGGCCAGCTCGCCTACTCCGACGAGCCCAGCCTGACCATCGACCGGCAGCGCAGCGCCTCGGTGGGCGCGAACCTGACCGTGCCGCTCTACCAGGGCGGCGCCGAGTATTCCGAGGTGCGCGAGGCCAAGCAGACCGTCGGCCAGCGCCAGAACGATCTGGACGACGCGCTTCGCGCGTCGCGGGGCGAGGTCACCTCGGCCTGGGAGGCGGTGCAGACCGCGACCGCCCTCATTCAATCGCGCCGCGAGGCGGTGCGTGCCAACGAGGTCGCGCTCGAAGGCGTGCGCCAGGAAGCCCTGGTCGGCGCGCGCACCGTCCTCGACGTGCTGGACGCGGAGCAGGAGCTGTTCAGCTCGCAGGTCGACCTGGTCGACGCGACCCGCGACCAGGTGATCGCGACCTACCGGCTCAAGGCGGCGATCGGCCAGCTCAACGTCACCGACCTGGCGCTCAACGTCGAGCCCTACGATTCCGAGATCTATTACCAGCGCAACCGCAACCGCTGGTTCGGCCTGGGCAGCTCGACCCAGTAG
- a CDS encoding BrnA antitoxin family protein — protein sequence MRRGDGIKRYSADELRRMRSGSRTDRSRIEARSEGELERSIADDPDWKDVPEDWWRKAEPVPGGNKKLLSLRIDDDVVTWFRGQGRGYQTLMNNVLRAYMRANR from the coding sequence ATGAGGAGAGGAGACGGTATCAAACGCTATTCAGCTGACGAACTGCGTCGGATGAGAAGCGGCAGCCGGACGGATCGATCACGTATCGAGGCTCGGTCCGAAGGCGAGCTTGAACGGAGCATCGCCGACGATCCCGATTGGAAGGACGTGCCGGAGGACTGGTGGCGCAAGGCCGAGCCGGTGCCGGGGGGCAACAAGAAGCTGCTCTCGCTGCGAATCGACGATGACGTCGTTACGTGGTTTCGCGGCCAGGGGCGCGGCTACCAGACACTGATGAACAACGTCCTTCGAGCCTACATGCGCGCGAACCGCTGA
- a CDS encoding type II toxin-antitoxin system VapC family toxin — protein MIAVDTSALMAIVLDEREAQACMAALAQDDTVVISAATLAEALIVAARRNVHDELALIVDGLGFEIATVTQASARRVAQAYERWGKGLHPAGLNFGDCFAYDVAKQNGCPLLYVGDDFARTDIASALETS, from the coding sequence ATGATCGCCGTCGACACCTCGGCACTGATGGCCATCGTCCTGGACGAGCGCGAGGCGCAGGCCTGCATGGCCGCATTGGCTCAGGACGATACGGTGGTCATCTCGGCCGCCACCCTCGCCGAGGCGCTCATCGTCGCCGCAAGACGCAACGTCCACGACGAACTTGCGCTCATCGTGGACGGCCTGGGTTTCGAGATAGCGACGGTGACGCAGGCCTCGGCGCGGCGGGTCGCCCAGGCCTACGAACGCTGGGGCAAGGGCCTGCATCCGGCCGGCCTCAATTTCGGCGATTGCTTCGCGTACGACGTCGCGAAGCAGAACGGCTGCCCGCTGCTCTATGTCGGCGACGACTTTGCCAGAACCGACATCGCCAGCGCCCTCGAGACCTCGTGA
- a CDS encoding protein-L-isoaspartate O-methyltransferase: MTSFARARRNMIDNQLRPNQVLDPRVLEALDAVPREMFLPKAMRGVAYSDEDLALPDGRHLIEPLTFGRMLQAADIQPSDVVLVVGCDTGYGAAVVAQLAATVIALQADDTAAARVQAALDEQKVGTAVVAVEAEPVKGCPAQAPFDAILVLGSLGAVPPALGDQLSEMGRLAAVIRRGRVGKLSLWTKVDGTLGRRELAEAAIPALPEAHTEPGFAF; encoded by the coding sequence ATGACCTCCTTTGCCCGCGCACGCCGCAACATGATCGACAACCAGCTGCGGCCGAACCAGGTCCTCGACCCTCGCGTGCTCGAAGCCTTGGATGCCGTGCCGCGCGAGATGTTCCTGCCCAAGGCGATGCGCGGCGTCGCGTACAGCGACGAGGACCTCGCCCTGCCCGACGGCCGTCACCTGATCGAGCCTTTGACCTTCGGCCGCATGCTGCAGGCCGCCGACATCCAGCCGTCCGACGTGGTGCTCGTCGTCGGCTGCGACACGGGCTACGGCGCGGCCGTGGTCGCCCAGCTCGCCGCGACCGTGATCGCGCTCCAGGCGGACGACACGGCGGCAGCGCGCGTGCAGGCCGCGCTCGACGAGCAGAAGGTCGGAACGGCCGTGGTCGCGGTCGAGGCCGAGCCGGTCAAGGGCTGTCCCGCGCAGGCGCCCTTCGACGCGATCCTCGTCCTCGGCTCGCTCGGCGCCGTGCCGCCGGCCCTGGGCGACCAGCTCTCCGAGATGGGGCGCCTCGCCGCCGTCATCCGGCGGGGCCGGGTCGGCAAGCTGTCGCTGTGGACCAAGGTCGACGGCACGTTGGGCCGCCGTGAACTGGCCGAGGCGGCCATCCCGGCGTTGCCCGAGGCGCACACCGAGCCGGGTTTCGCCTTCTAG
- a CDS encoding DUF2497 domain-containing protein: MSSARDVKEPSMEEILSSIRRIIAYDDDGPADDGRARPVPAEQAAMSASSDPLADEESAEEDDVLELTTEADPAPPRTSAAVRPAAAAAPPLHAPSASGGPALAATGTSADALAPATAAPSSNPSQESLSMSIAPKTDTLVSDTASSATMGAFSRLSQNLTPAAPSAMPAAGDRRTVDELVVDALKPELRAWLDKNLPSIVERLVQQEISKMARRAELV; the protein is encoded by the coding sequence ATGAGCAGCGCACGCGACGTCAAGGAGCCCTCGATGGAGGAGATCCTCTCCTCCATTCGCCGGATCATCGCCTATGACGACGACGGCCCGGCCGACGACGGCCGGGCTCGGCCCGTCCCCGCCGAGCAGGCGGCCATGTCGGCATCGTCCGATCCGCTGGCCGACGAGGAGTCCGCCGAGGAGGATGACGTCCTCGAGCTGACCACCGAGGCCGATCCCGCCCCGCCGAGGACGTCGGCGGCGGTACGGCCCGCCGCGGCCGCGGCGCCTCCCCTCCATGCCCCCTCGGCGAGCGGCGGCCCCGCCCTTGCCGCCACCGGCACCAGCGCCGACGCCCTCGCGCCGGCGACCGCCGCCCCCTCGTCGAACCCGTCCCAGGAGTCCCTGTCGATGTCGATTGCCCCGAAGACCGACACGCTCGTTTCCGACACCGCCTCGTCGGCGACCATGGGCGCCTTCTCGCGCCTCAGCCAGAACCTGACGCCGGCCGCTCCGTCCGCGATGCCGGCGGCCGGCGACCGCCGCACCGTCGACGAGCTGGTGGTCGATGCGCTCAAGCCCGAGCTGCGCGCCTGGCTCGACAAGAACCTGCCGAGCATCGTCGAGCGCCTGGTGCAGCAGGAGATCAGCAAGATGGCGCGACGCGCCGAGCTGGTCTGA
- a CDS encoding 50S ribosomal protein L11 methyltransferase gives MSGPPVYRTRFETSAAMVPLWLEALEEEGLSVGAFEIAEIEGEDSDRWAIELLHNAEPDAPMLQARLDGLAHGFGEAPVRPVTEAVPPTDWLEATRRSFPPLRAGRFYVHGSHVEEDIPAGCLAIRVDAGLAFGSGEHGSTQGCLRLLDGLPDEPAPRAVLDMGCGSGILALAALRRWPDASALAVDNDARSVAVAIENARDNGVSRGFTGLVSEGFVDPAIAAAGPFDLVLANILADPLIAMAGDLSFHLAPRGHLILAGLLLRQRDTILRAFAGRGLVETDRHLVGNWASLRLAKGR, from the coding sequence ATGAGCGGGCCGCCGGTGTACCGGACGCGCTTCGAAACGTCCGCCGCCATGGTGCCGCTCTGGCTGGAAGCGCTGGAGGAGGAGGGGCTGTCGGTCGGCGCCTTCGAGATCGCCGAGATCGAGGGCGAGGACTCCGATCGCTGGGCGATCGAACTCCTGCACAACGCCGAGCCGGACGCGCCAATGCTGCAGGCGCGGCTCGACGGATTGGCGCACGGGTTCGGAGAGGCGCCGGTCCGTCCGGTCACCGAGGCGGTTCCGCCGACCGATTGGCTCGAGGCGACGCGCCGGAGCTTTCCGCCGCTTCGGGCCGGGCGCTTCTACGTCCACGGCAGCCATGTCGAGGAGGACATCCCGGCAGGATGCTTGGCGATCCGCGTCGACGCGGGCCTGGCTTTCGGCTCGGGCGAGCACGGCAGCACGCAGGGCTGCCTCCGTCTGCTCGACGGCCTGCCCGACGAGCCGGCGCCCCGCGCCGTGCTCGACATGGGGTGCGGGTCGGGCATCCTCGCGTTGGCGGCGCTGCGTCGCTGGCCCGACGCCTCGGCGCTGGCGGTCGACAACGATGCCCGTTCGGTCGCGGTCGCGATCGAGAATGCCAGGGACAACGGCGTTTCGCGGGGCTTCACCGGCCTGGTCAGCGAGGGGTTCGTCGACCCCGCCATCGCCGCCGCCGGGCCGTTCGACCTCGTTCTGGCCAATATCCTCGCCGATCCGCTCATCGCGATGGCCGGCGACCTGTCGTTCCATCTGGCGCCGCGCGGCCACCTCATCCTGGCCGGGCTATTGCTTCGGCAACGTGATACGATCTTGCGCGCGTTCGCGGGACGCGGCCTTGTGGAGACGGATCGTCATCTCGTCGGCAATTGGGCGAGCTTGCGCCTGGCCAAGGGCAGGTAG
- a CDS encoding rhodanese-like domain-containing protein has protein sequence MRERGEDHVVLDVREAWEVERCALVPSVHVPLDVLPQSLEGLPRDRTLVVVCHHGRRSLLAASFLRQAGFARAVSLKGGVDAWALEVDPDMPRY, from the coding sequence ATGCGCGAGCGCGGCGAGGATCATGTCGTCCTCGACGTTCGCGAAGCTTGGGAGGTCGAGCGTTGCGCGCTCGTTCCGAGCGTCCATGTCCCGCTCGATGTCTTGCCGCAGTCGCTCGAAGGCTTGCCTCGCGACCGCACGCTGGTGGTCGTCTGTCACCATGGCCGCCGCAGCCTGCTGGCGGCCTCTTTTCTTCGTCAGGCCGGATTTGCCCGCGCCGTCAGCTTGAAAGGCGGCGTCGATGCCTGGGCGCTCGAAGTCGATCCTGACATGCCGCGCTATTAG